GTCACTCTCGTCGAAGCAGGACCATGTTATATCCTCCAGATCAAGACAATGGAGAACGACGGCTACAATGCCCTGCAGATAGGCTTCGGCGCGAAGCGAGAGAAACTTGTCAATAAACCCGATAAGGCAAGATTCAAAAAAGCCGGCGTTGACGCGGTCCGTTTCGTAAAGGAATTGAGGGTCAATGATGTCGCGCCTTATAAGCTAGGGCAGAAGATAGAAGTGGATGTATTTGCCAAAGGCGATTACGTTGATGTCGTCGGCACATCGATCGGTAAAGGATTCCAGGGCGGCGTTAGGAGATGGAATTGGAAGGGCGGTCCGGGCGGGCACGGTTCGATGTTCCACCGCGCCGTAGGCTCCATCCAGTCCGGCGCAAGACTTGGCAGAGTGACAAAAGGGCATCATTTGCCCGGGCATATGGGTGTTGACAGGATAACGATACAGAATCTGGAAGTCCTGGATGTTGATAAAGAGAATTCTCTTATAATTATCAGGGGCTCGGTTCCGGGGCATAAGAACAATTTTCTTGTGGTTAAGGAAGCCAGAAAGAGGCCAAAAGGATTCGTAAAGGCCAAAGCCGTACAGGTCTCATCTAAGAAGAGCGTTAAAGCCACGGTCGGCAAGAAAAAATAAAAGTGAGCATATGAAATCAAAGACAAGAGCACAGAGGACGAAGACAAGAGCAGATTTAAAAAAGCGGGTATCTACAGCTAAGAAAGCCGCTCCCGGCGAATTTAAAGGCTTCTCCATACCTATTTATAATGTCAAGGGTAAGGAAGTCGGGACGTTTGATTTTAATAAGAAGATATTCGACGGGGAGGTCAACAAGAAGATCCTCTACCAGGCTATCCTCATGTATAACTCGAATAAGCGCCAGGGAAATGCCGCGACTAAAACGAGAGGCGATGTATCGGGCGGTGGGAAGAAACCTTTTAGACAGAAGGGTACGGGAAGGGCTCGCGCAGGTTCTACGCGTTCACCTCTTTGGAGGCACGGCGGCACCGTATTCGGTCCGCACCCGAGAGATTTCCATTACAGCATACCGAAACAGATGAAACGGCTGGCATTCCTGTCGATCATAAATTCGAAGCTTAACGACAATAAGGTTATAGGCATAGACTCTTTAGTCCTGGAGGAAGCTAAGACTAAAAAATTCAAAGGCATAATGGATGCACTGAAGCTCCAAGGAAAGAGCCTGTTCATCCTGGACGCCGTAGACGAAAAGATAATGAGGGCGTCGAGGAATCTCCAGGAGGCCGATATAAAAAATTACAGGGATTTCAGTACGCTTGATGTGCTCAAATGCGACACCGTAGTCATGACTAAAACAGCTTTAGAAAAGCTGCCGGAAAGGTTTAAAAACTAATGAAGGCGCCTCAGGATATAGTAAAAGGGATGATAAGGACCGAAAAGGGTGCTATGCTTATGCCGCTCAATAAGTACCTTTTCTGGGTCGATAGTGACTCCAATAAGATAGAGATCAGGAGAGCGATTGAGGAAATGTATAAAGTCAAGGTCAGCGCCGTAAACACCATAACGATGCGCGGCAAGATGAAACGCGTCCGCTACAAGATGGGCAAGACACCTGATTGGAAGAAAGCTGTAGTCACATTAAAAGAAGGGAGCAAGATTGATGTTACGTAATGTTGCGTAAGGTTAGTGAATGTTGCGTAAGGTTACAAAGACTAAAATAACCTTACGTAACCTTAATTAACCTTCCTTAACTTTACATAACCTTGCTTTAATATTATGGGAATAAAAAAATTCAGACCGATGACACCGGGGTTAAGACATACGGCGATTTCCAATTTCGACGAGCTCACAAAGGGAAAACCGGAGAAGAACCTGCTCGTCGCGTTGAAGAAATCAGGGGGAAGGAATAACCGCGGCAGGATCACCTCGAGGCATCGCGGCGGCGGCCATAAGAGGATGGGGCGCATAGTTGATTTCAGGCGCGATAAGTTCGATGTGCCGGCCAAAGTCCTTGCGATAGAATATGACCCGAATAGGTCAGCGCGCCTCGCGCTTGTCCAGTATACTGACGGCGAGAAACGCTATATCATCGCCCCGGTAGGATTGAGCGTAAAAGACGAAGTAATATCAAGTAAGACCGCCGAAGTAAAAGTCGGCAATTCAATGCAATTGTCCAATATACCGGCGGGTATCCCTATCTATAATGTAGAGCTTAAAAAAGGTTCGGGTGGGTGCATCGCGAGGTCGGCAGGTAATTCATGCCTCATAATGGCCAAGGAAGGCGACTATGCGCATGTCAAACTCCCGAGCGGCGAGATAAGGCTCATTAGCGTCGAGTGCATGGCAACTATCGGGCAGGTGGCAAATATCGAGCACGAGACGATATCGATAGGCAAGGCCGGCAGATCCAGGTGGATGGGCAAAAGGCCGTATTCCAGAGGAGTCGCGAAGAATCCCCACGACCATCCGATGGGCGGCGGCGAGGGTAAGGCAACAGGCGGATTGCCAAGATCCCCGTGGGGCCAGTACGCAAGGGGATTGAAGACGAGAAAGACTAAGCATTCGGATAAATTCATAGTGAAACGGAGAAAATAGAATGTCGAGATCGACCAAAAAAGGCCCGTTTATTGATGAAAAGCTTTTGATCAAGGTGCAGAAGGTAATTAAGTCCGGCGATAAGAAGCCTATAAAGACATGGTCCCGCAGGTCAACTATAACTCCGGAATTCGTAGGGATCACACTGTCTGTCTACAATGGCAAGAAGTTCCTGCCGGTGTATGTCACGGAGAATATGGTTGGACATAAGTTAGGCGAATTTGCTCCTACCCGGGTATTTAAGAAACATGGAGCGGCCACAGAGATATCGATGGAGAAAACGTAATTTGTTAGTTGTAAGTTATAAGTGGTAAGTTGTAAGTAAAAAAGGAAGCAAAGATAATGGTGACAAAAGCAGTAGCTAGATATATAAGGATAAGTCCGAGGAAGTTCAGGCTCATAATCCCTCTTGTAAAAGGGAAGAATCCCGAGGCGGCGATAGCGATACTGATGAACGTAAAGAAGGGCGCGTGCGTTTACGCTATCGAATTGCTCAAATCCGCTATTGCTAACGCAAAACGGAAACAGGGTGTTGACGTCTCAAACCTCTATATATCCAGGTTCTTTGCCGACTGCGGCCCTACGCTGAAACGGTTCAGGGCGGCCTCTATGGGCAGGGCGAGCACTATAAGAAAGAGGACTTCGCATATTACGGTAGAGTTGGACGAGTTTACAAACAAGAAAGAAAATAAGCGCGTCGAAGCGGCGCATGCCGGAACCAGGGCCCATAAAGAAGACGCTCAATACGCCGTTAAAGCAAAAGAGAAAGATAAGGCTAAGGATGCGGCAGCGCACGCAAAGCCGCATAAAGCCAGAGAGACTAAAAAGGCCGAATCGGGCAAAAAAGGTAAGGAGTAAGATGGGACAAAAGGTTCATCCATACGGGTTCAGGGTAGGGTACATATACGACTGGAAATCTCGGTGGTAGTCGACAAGGCAGGAATTCGCTAAGCTCCTGATAGAAGATGTTAAAATACGGAAATACATAAAGAAGGTATTGTCCGCCGCCGCCGTTTCCAAGATAGAGATCGAAAGGGCGAGCGATAAGATAAGGATCATGATATTTTCGGCCAGGCCGGGCATAATAATCGGCAGGCGCGGATCCGAGATAGAGAAATTGAAAGAGACGCTCCATTCGATAGCCGGCAGAGAGGTCCTGATAGATATTAAAGACATCAAGAACCCTAATGTAGACGCCCAGCTTGTGTCGGAGAACATAGCGTTCCAGATAGAGAAGCGCATACCGCACAAACGCGCCATGAAGAAATCCATACAGAATGCGCTTGATAGCGGAGCTAAAGGCGTCAAGATCCTGTGCTCCGGGAGGCTCGGCGGCGCCGAGATCGCGCGCAGAGAGAGTTATCGCGTCGGATCAATACCCGCGCAGACGCTGAGAGCGGATGTGGATTACGGATTTTCCGAGGCTGTAACTACCTACGGGTTGATCGGCGTTAAGGTATGGATATATAAAGGCGACAGGGTGCTTGATAAGAAGGTTGAAGATACGACAGTAGAAGAGAAGAAACAGCTATAACATAGCGCGAGGGATTTCATGGGTTTAATGCCAAAGAGAGTAAAATTCAGGAAGAGCCAGAGGGGCAGGCGCTTTGGAACATCATGGAGGGGCGCAACCCTCTCTTTCGGCGAATTCGGTCTGAAGGCCCTAGAAAATGCCTATTTTTCCGACAGGCAGATAGAAGCGGCAAGGGTCGCGTTCATGAGGAGCCTCAAGGGCGGCGGAAAGATATGGATCAGGGTATTCCCGGATAAATCCATAACGAAGAAACCGGCGGAGACCAGGATGGGTAAAGGTAAAGGCATCCCGGACCACTGGGTAGCCGTCATAAAGAAAGGCAAGATACTGTTCGAGATGGACGGCGTGCCGCTTGAGATAGCTAAAGAATCTATGCGTGTAGCGGCGCATAAGATACCTTTCCGGACAAAGTTTATCACGAGAGGGATTGCGCACTAATGATAAAGACCAATGAAATACGGAACATGACCGTAGAAGAAATAGGGCACAAGCTTGAGGCTCTGAAGAAGGACCTTTACAACGCACGGACCGAGGCTGAGGCAGGCAGGATCGAGAAACCTCACAGGATAGCGGAAGCGCGGAAGGATATTGCAAGATGTGAGACGGTGTTAAGGGAGAAAATAAATGCAAAGCAATGATAGGGGCATGCGTAAAACACGCGTAGGTGTGGTTATAAGCGATAAGATGGATAAGACCGTT
The Candidatus Omnitrophota bacterium genome window above contains:
- the rplC gene encoding 50S ribosomal protein L3, with protein sequence MIGLLGKKIGMTNIFDESGRNIPVTLVEAGPCYILQIKTMENDGYNALQIGFGAKREKLVNKPDKARFKKAGVDAVRFVKELRVNDVAPYKLGQKIEVDVFAKGDYVDVVGTSIGKGFQGGVRRWNWKGGPGGHGSMFHRAVGSIQSGARLGRVTKGHHLPGHMGVDRITIQNLEVLDVDKENSLIIIRGSVPGHKNNFLVVKEARKRPKGFVKAKAVQVSSKKSVKATVGKKK
- the rplD gene encoding 50S ribosomal protein L4 is translated as MKSKTRAQRTKTRADLKKRVSTAKKAAPGEFKGFSIPIYNVKGKEVGTFDFNKKIFDGEVNKKILYQAILMYNSNKRQGNAATKTRGDVSGGGKKPFRQKGTGRARAGSTRSPLWRHGGTVFGPHPRDFHYSIPKQMKRLAFLSIINSKLNDNKVIGIDSLVLEEAKTKKFKGIMDALKLQGKSLFILDAVDEKIMRASRNLQEADIKNYRDFSTLDVLKCDTVVMTKTALEKLPERFKN
- the rplW gene encoding 50S ribosomal protein L23, coding for MKAPQDIVKGMIRTEKGAMLMPLNKYLFWVDSDSNKIEIRRAIEEMYKVKVSAVNTITMRGKMKRVRYKMGKTPDWKKAVVTLKEGSKIDVT
- the rplB gene encoding 50S ribosomal protein L2, with the protein product MGIKKFRPMTPGLRHTAISNFDELTKGKPEKNLLVALKKSGGRNNRGRITSRHRGGGHKRMGRIVDFRRDKFDVPAKVLAIEYDPNRSARLALVQYTDGEKRYIIAPVGLSVKDEVISSKTAEVKVGNSMQLSNIPAGIPIYNVELKKGSGGCIARSAGNSCLIMAKEGDYAHVKLPSGEIRLISVECMATIGQVANIEHETISIGKAGRSRWMGKRPYSRGVAKNPHDHPMGGGEGKATGGLPRSPWGQYARGLKTRKTKHSDKFIVKRRK
- the rpsS gene encoding 30S ribosomal protein S19, which codes for MSRSTKKGPFIDEKLLIKVQKVIKSGDKKPIKTWSRRSTITPEFVGITLSVYNGKKFLPVYVTENMVGHKLGEFAPTRVFKKHGAATEISMEKT
- the rplP gene encoding 50S ribosomal protein L16 gives rise to the protein MGLMPKRVKFRKSQRGRRFGTSWRGATLSFGEFGLKALENAYFSDRQIEAARVAFMRSLKGGGKIWIRVFPDKSITKKPAETRMGKGKGIPDHWVAVIKKGKILFEMDGVPLEIAKESMRVAAHKIPFRTKFITRGIAH
- the rpmC gene encoding 50S ribosomal protein L29 — protein: MIKTNEIRNMTVEEIGHKLEALKKDLYNARTEAEAGRIEKPHRIAEARKDIARCETVLREKINAKQ